The following are encoded together in the Bradyrhizobium sp. CCGUVB1N3 genome:
- a CDS encoding transposase, with protein MAHTNRFAAWIGLTPKQNSSGGKDRRTTAVAPRTSRARCCRLWKAASGLDCKMSVRGSLMSDANLPPSETAPYRPKTKRAQKEEAKPSCATKSNPSGQANRSGKRGDSSLSVDENVETFASR; from the coding sequence ATGGCTCACACAAACCGTTTTGCGGCCTGGATTGGTCTCACGCCCAAACAGAATTCATCCGGAGGTAAGGACAGGCGCACCACGGCGGTTGCACCAAGAACAAGCAGGGCCCGGTGTTGCCGTCTCTGGAAGGCCGCGAGCGGTCTCGACTGTAAGATGTCTGTCCGAGGGTCTCTCATGTCAGATGCAAACCTACCGCCCAGTGAGACCGCACCATATCGCCCCAAGACCAAACGCGCCCAAAAAGAAGAAGCAAAGCCAAGCTGCGCGACAAAGAGCAATCCGAGCGGTCAAGCAAACCGCTCGGGAAAACGCGGCGACAGCTCACTTAGCGTTGATGAGAACGTCGAAACTTTCGCCAGCCGTTGA
- a CDS encoding IS3 family transposase (programmed frameshift), with amino-acid sequence MTSKTTNKFSPEVRARAVRMVLDHASEHPSRWAAVTSIAAKIGCTPQTLHDWVKRDEVDSGHRAGVPTDMAEKLKALERENRELRQANEILRKASAYFCDGGARPPVQAMIAFIDDHRGAHGVEPICKVLPIAPSTYHAHVARRRDPARLSARARQDATLKIEVRRVFDENFRVYGVRKVWRQLEREGFDVARCTVARLMRDMGLQGVIRGKPVKTTISDKAAPCPLDHVNRQFRAPRPNVLWLSDFTYVATWTGFVYVAFVIDAYARRIVGWRVSRTAHAGFVLDALEQALHDRRPVHRGGLVHHSDRGSQYVSIKYTERLAEAGIEPSVGSVGDSYDNALAETINGLYKAEVIHRRGPWRSFESVEFATLEWVDWFNNRRLLEPIGNIPPAEAEQRYYAMLEQPAMAA; translated from the exons ATGACAAGCAAGACGACGAACAAGTTTTCACCCGAGGTCCGGGCTCGTGCGGTTCGGATGGTTCTGGATCATGCGAGCGAGCACCCGTCGCGGTGGGCGGCCGTGACCTCGATTGCGGCCAAGATCGGCTGCACACCGCAGACGCTGCACGACTGGGTCAAGAGGGACGAAGTCGATAGCGGACACCGGGCCGGCGTTCCGACCGACATGGCCGAGAAGCTGAAGGCGCTGGAGCGGGAGAACCGTGAGCTTCGGCAGGCGAATGAGATCCTGCGCAAGGCGAGCGCGTATT TTTGCGATGGCGGAGCTCGACCGCCGGTCCAAGCCATGATCGCCTTCATCGACGATCATCGTGGGGCGCATGGGGTCGAGCCGATCTGCAAGGTCTTGCCGATCGCCCCTTCGACCTACCACGCCCATGTGGCCAGGCGGCGCGATCCTGCCAGGCTGTCGGCGCGCGCCAGGCAGGACGCTACCCTGAAGATCGAGGTTCGGCGGGTGTTCGATGAGAACTTCCGGGTCTATGGCGTGCGCAAGGTCTGGCGGCAGCTCGAGCGGGAAGGCTTCGATGTTGCCCGCTGCACGGTGGCGCGACTGATGCGGGACATGGGTTTGCAAGGAGTCATCCGCGGCAAACCCGTCAAGACCACGATCAGCGACAAGGCCGCGCCATGCCCGCTGGATCACGTCAACCGCCAGTTCAGGGCGCCAAGGCCGAACGTTCTTTGGCTCTCCGACTTCACCTATGTCGCGACCTGGACCGGCTTCGTCTACGTCGCCTTCGTCATCGATGCCTACGCCCGCAGGATCGTGGGGTGGCGGGTCTCGCGCACGGCGCATGCGGGCTTCGTGCTCGATGCGCTGGAACAGGCCCTGCACGATCGCCGGCCGGTCCATCGCGGCGGGCTCGTGCACCACAGCGACAGGGGCAGCCAATACGTCTCGATCAAATACACCGAGCGTCTGGCTGAAGCTGGTATCGAACCTTCTGTCGGCAGCGTCGGGGACTCCTATGACAACGCTCTCGCCGAAACCATCAACGGCCTCTACAAGGCCGAGGTGATCCATCGGCGCGGGCCATGGCGCAGCTTCGAGTCCGTCGAGTTCGCGACGCTGGAATGGGTGGACTGGTTCAACAACCGAAGGCTCCTCGAGCCCATCGGCAACATCCCGCCGGCCGAAGCCGAGCAACGCTACTACGCCATGCTGGAACAACCCGCCATGGCGGCATAA